A single Dermacentor albipictus isolate Rhodes 1998 colony chromosome 3, USDA_Dalb.pri_finalv2, whole genome shotgun sequence DNA region contains:
- the LOC135898729 gene encoding uncharacterized protein isoform X3 produces MKNATKESSTSDVLGAATAPSVSSGVRKNQSSSTKPRASNDKNLRPRSQERHAPSEAPPFAIKSRASSEPLLNADKSRHDRPCGKASSAGSVRVKQPSPATSAANASVGDRTWTLASQARTFIRSREPSPVRRSTAVLETSKRSCSFSLDTERIIELQNMTNEAAIRDMIRRIEHSMTLPVSRVEAAESTTTTTITLPVEPPKNTSTFEETLSQATKVTTTDTGTRVTSTDTSRTTRRKKDMKVRAPASGLRVTSGFTSESTQARSETSNSMTGRTTGHSTNATTSSKAESSSSTGETETGWRTLYLLCQIVPLAALVFLLLAIVILLPRLNRTQGSLARSGLELRDWSSVCDNPTCDRALASLMEPMDTNVSPCDDLYRHMCGRWRAVNPRRRSYAAENHHNFLVTIHRRLSGLSLDSGRSGTDVPPARGGCDLRTRMIAVFYASCLRFGRRPSMPSLQAALSGIGIDAAAWLSSRNSQELLARVVAACLRSGVASVIRVRRSPDGHSIFIEVGETLKHSLANGEDEDGDDVATGRPRWFVEKALQELQLDVHWSKVAELDGFVDSTRRKLGGGLLSEPFRNVQDQQLPRKLAELHWHTFLEPDLRNQTFFDSSGGPRNLSFYVRGLIEVGEVIRALGDSTEPDVANLYTLLVPAAQLFAYVRPWLVPRKNREDRVIPACLRATERCFASEFSSLVAAWTESARARMYFGDMVSALRSALTISVPDQDNLAVNGTHAHVPFKVDTIPERRKSEFACRKESLSPPFLSTDDFVGNVVLMFKEDRFINAEPPRAVVAEVTKDGTFQLHSSLGFSLWASEHTVFVPPLYLSGDLLHAEASEPSLNVPTVGVPVLISWARSVIARRDHWSATAASYGNCVRKNHPLDHALSDRASDEVLLTNALLAPWAVRVALNATAVMARKVRGASGHREASSLSSNSTVVPRDSNDKARTQVFFGRLCLMKCGDPIGASACSYATVHSPEFAEAFGCPKHREPSEHHPCTDILSSLAATLASISSIPSNDSLT; encoded by the exons GGCCTCGAACGACAAGAATTTACGGCCGCGCTCCCAAGAGCGGCACGCCCCTTCTGAGGCGCCACCTTTTGCAATTAAAAGCCGTGCTTCATCAGAACCACTATTAAATGCCGATAAGTCACGCCACGACCGTCCATGTGGAAAGGCAAGCTCCGCGGGATCTGTGCGCGTGAAACAGCCCAGTCCTGCCACGAGTGCTGCCAATGCCTCCGTCGGCGATCGGACGTGGACGCTAGCGTCTCAAGCGCGAACATTCATCAGATCCCGAGAACCGTCGCCTGTGAGACGTTCTACGGCTGTTCTTGAAACGTCGAAGCGAAGCTGTTCCTTCTCGCTGGACACGGAGCGCATCATCGAGTTGCAGAACATGACGAACGAGGCAGCCATCCGCGATATGATACGACGGATCGAGCACTCCATGACCCTCCCCGTGAGCCGCGTAGAAGCTGCGGAGTCCACAACTACAACCACCATAACGTTGCCGGTCGAGCCTCCGAAGAACACGTCCACGTTCGAGGAGACGCTGTCCCAGGCCACGAAAGTCACTACCACCGACACAGGAACGCGTGTAACTAGTACCGACACTTCTCGCACCACGCGCAGAAAGAAAGATATGAAAGTTCGCGCACCTGCCAGTGGGCTCAGAGTGACTTCCGGCTTCACTAGCGAAAGCACACAGGCACGGTCGGAAACGTCGAACTCGATGA CAGGTCGTACAACTGGGCATTCCACCAATGCAACGACATCAAGCAAAGCCGAAAGCAGCAGCTCCACGGGTGAAACGGAAACCGGCTGGCGTACTTTGTACCTCCTGTGTCAAATCGTGCCCCTGGCTGCACTGGTTTTCCTCCTGCTGGCGATAGTCATCTTGCTTCCGCGCTTGAATCGTACTCAGGGTTCGTTGGCGCGCTCGGGACTAGAGCTGCGTGACTGGTCCAGTGTGTGTGACAACCCGACCTGCGACAGAGCCCTCGCCTCGCTGATGGAGCCCATGGATACGAACGTGTCCCCGTGCGATGACCTTTACAG GCACATGTGTGGTCGATGGCGGGCTGTAAATCCGAGGCGTCGCAGCTACGCCGCCGAGAACCATCACAACTTCCTCGTGACCATTCACCGCAGATTGTCAGGCTTGTCACTCGACTCTGGCAGGAGCGGTACTGACGTGCCGCCGGCTCGTGGTGGCTGCGACTTGCGCACTAGAATGATAGCCGTCTTCTACGCGAGCTGCCTTCGCTTCGGGCGTCGACCATCTATGCCGTCTCTACAGGCTGCGCTCTCTGGG ATTGGTATTGACGCTGCAGCGTGGCTGAGTTCAAGAAATTCCCAGGAGTTGTTGGCTCGTGTCGTAGCTGCTTGCCTTCGCAGTGGCGTGGCTTCCGTGATAAGAGTCCGAAGGAGCCCAGATGGGCACAGTATATTTATTGAAGTCGGCGAGACCCTCAAACACAGCCTGGCCAACGGCGAGGACGAGGATGGCGATGACGTCGCAACCGGGCGCCCTCGATGGTTCGTGGAAAAGGCACTTCAGGAACTTCAGCTGGACGTGCATTGGTCTAAGGTGGCCGAACTGGACGGCTTCGTCGACAGCACCCGAAGAAAGCTCGGTGGCGGGCTTCTTTCGGAGCCATTTAGAAACGTCCAAGACCAGCAGCTGCCTCGTAAGCTGGCCGAACTGCACTGGCACACTTTCCTAGAACCAGACCTGCGAAACCAGACATTCTTCGACTCGAGTGGC GGTCCAAGAAATTTGTCATTCTACGTGCGCGGCCTCATCGAAGTGGGAGAAGTCATACGCGCGTTGGGCGACTCGACGGAACCGGATGTGGCCAACCTGTACACGCTCCTTGTGCCGGCGGCCCAACTGTTCGCCTACGTCCGACCATGGCTGGTTCCCAGGAAGAACCGCGAAGACAGAGTCATCCCTGCCTGCCTTCGTGCAACGGAGCGCTGCTTTGCTTCGGAATTCTCCTCGCTGGTAGCAGCCTGGACTGAGTCTGCGCGGGCCCGGATGTACTtcggcgacatggtgtcagcgctCAGGAGCGCCCTCACGATTTCGGTTCCTGACCAAGACAACCTGGCAGTAAACGGCACCCATGCGCATGTTCCCTTCAAAGTCGACACCATCC CCGAGCGACGCAAAAGCGAGTTTGCATGCCGCAAGGAAAGCCTGTCTCCGCCGTTCCTCTCCACCGACGACTTTGTTGGCAACGTTGTCCTTATGTTCAAAGAGGACAGGTTCATCAACGCTGAGCCTCCCCGTGCAGTCGTGGCAGAGGTGACGAAAGACGGAACGTTCCAACTTCACAGTAGCCTCGGCTTCTCTTTATGGGCAAGCGAACACACGGTATTCGTACCTCCGCTGTACCTATCCGGAGACCTGCTGCACGCCGAAGCCTCGGAGCCCAGCCTAAACGTGCCTACGGTCGGTGTGCCCGTCCTGATTTCGTGGGCGCGCTCGGTAATAGCGCGTAGGGACCACTGGTCGGCGACGGCTGCATCGTACGGTAACTGCGTGCGAAAGAACCACCCTCTGGATCACGCATTGAGCGACAGGGCCTCCGACGAGGTGTTGCTAACGAACGCGCTGCTGGCGCCTTGGGCCGTCAGGGTTGCGTTGAATGCAACAGCCGTGATGGCTAGGAAAGTGCGCGGAGCTTCCGGTCATCGCGAAGCGAGTTCGTTGTCGTCGAATTCAACGGTCGTGCCCAGAGACTCGAACGACAAGGCGAGGACGCAGGTCTTTTTCGGGAGACTATGCCTGATGAAGTGCGGTGACCCGATAGGTGCGTCGGCTTGCAGTTACGCGACCGTGCATTCTCCAGAATTCGCGGAGGCCTTCGGCTGCCCGAAGCACCGGGAACCATCCGAACATCATCCCTGCACCGACATTCTGAGCAGCCTAGCTGCTACACTGGCATCAATTTCCAGCATTCCCAGCAATGACTCTCTAACTTAG
- the LOC135898729 gene encoding uncharacterized protein isoform X1, whose protein sequence is MKNATKESSTSDVLGAATAPSVSSGVRKNQSSSTKPRYVATSSSVASPNEVRSSQMVEQRVLEGSEHEHPVLANDPSRVTVPQTICHLTDSEPLRAANITPLESNANAPTTATASGNSARDAFSSRASNDKNLRPRSQERHAPSEAPPFAIKSRASSEPLLNADKSRHDRPCGKASSAGSVRVKQPSPATSAANASVGDRTWTLASQARTFIRSREPSPVRRSTAVLETSKRSCSFSLDTERIIELQNMTNEAAIRDMIRRIEHSMTLPVSRVEAAESTTTTTITLPVEPPKNTSTFEETLSQATKVTTTDTGTRVTSTDTSRTTRRKKDMKVRAPASGLRVTSGFTSESTQARSETSNSMTGRTTGHSTNATTSSKAESSSSTGETETGWRTLYLLCQIVPLAALVFLLLAIVILLPRLNRTQGSLARSGLELRDWSSVCDNPTCDRALASLMEPMDTNVSPCDDLYRHMCGRWRAVNPRRRSYAAENHHNFLVTIHRRLSGLSLDSGRSGTDVPPARGGCDLRTRMIAVFYASCLRFGRRPSMPSLQAALSGIGIDAAAWLSSRNSQELLARVVAACLRSGVASVIRVRRSPDGHSIFIEVGETLKHSLANGEDEDGDDVATGRPRWFVEKALQELQLDVHWSKVAELDGFVDSTRRKLGGGLLSEPFRNVQDQQLPRKLAELHWHTFLEPDLRNQTFFDSSGGPRNLSFYVRGLIEVGEVIRALGDSTEPDVANLYTLLVPAAQLFAYVRPWLVPRKNREDRVIPACLRATERCFASEFSSLVAAWTESARARMYFGDMVSALRSALTISVPDQDNLAVNGTHAHVPFKVDTIPERRKSEFACRKESLSPPFLSTDDFVGNVVLMFKEDRFINAEPPRAVVAEVTKDGTFQLHSSLGFSLWASEHTVFVPPLYLSGDLLHAEASEPSLNVPTVGVPVLISWARSVIARRDHWSATAASYGNCVRKNHPLDHALSDRASDEVLLTNALLAPWAVRVALNATAVMARKVRGASGHREASSLSSNSTVVPRDSNDKARTQVFFGRLCLMKCGDPIGASACSYATVHSPEFAEAFGCPKHREPSEHHPCTDILSSLAATLASISSIPSNDSLT, encoded by the exons GCCGCTAAGAGCAGCAAATATAACGCCTCTCGAGAGCAACGCTAACGCTCCTACTACTGCAACGGCAAGCGGCAACTCAGCGAGAGATGCCTTTTCTTCCAGGGCCTCGAACGACAAGAATTTACGGCCGCGCTCCCAAGAGCGGCACGCCCCTTCTGAGGCGCCACCTTTTGCAATTAAAAGCCGTGCTTCATCAGAACCACTATTAAATGCCGATAAGTCACGCCACGACCGTCCATGTGGAAAGGCAAGCTCCGCGGGATCTGTGCGCGTGAAACAGCCCAGTCCTGCCACGAGTGCTGCCAATGCCTCCGTCGGCGATCGGACGTGGACGCTAGCGTCTCAAGCGCGAACATTCATCAGATCCCGAGAACCGTCGCCTGTGAGACGTTCTACGGCTGTTCTTGAAACGTCGAAGCGAAGCTGTTCCTTCTCGCTGGACACGGAGCGCATCATCGAGTTGCAGAACATGACGAACGAGGCAGCCATCCGCGATATGATACGACGGATCGAGCACTCCATGACCCTCCCCGTGAGCCGCGTAGAAGCTGCGGAGTCCACAACTACAACCACCATAACGTTGCCGGTCGAGCCTCCGAAGAACACGTCCACGTTCGAGGAGACGCTGTCCCAGGCCACGAAAGTCACTACCACCGACACAGGAACGCGTGTAACTAGTACCGACACTTCTCGCACCACGCGCAGAAAGAAAGATATGAAAGTTCGCGCACCTGCCAGTGGGCTCAGAGTGACTTCCGGCTTCACTAGCGAAAGCACACAGGCACGGTCGGAAACGTCGAACTCGATGA CAGGTCGTACAACTGGGCATTCCACCAATGCAACGACATCAAGCAAAGCCGAAAGCAGCAGCTCCACGGGTGAAACGGAAACCGGCTGGCGTACTTTGTACCTCCTGTGTCAAATCGTGCCCCTGGCTGCACTGGTTTTCCTCCTGCTGGCGATAGTCATCTTGCTTCCGCGCTTGAATCGTACTCAGGGTTCGTTGGCGCGCTCGGGACTAGAGCTGCGTGACTGGTCCAGTGTGTGTGACAACCCGACCTGCGACAGAGCCCTCGCCTCGCTGATGGAGCCCATGGATACGAACGTGTCCCCGTGCGATGACCTTTACAG GCACATGTGTGGTCGATGGCGGGCTGTAAATCCGAGGCGTCGCAGCTACGCCGCCGAGAACCATCACAACTTCCTCGTGACCATTCACCGCAGATTGTCAGGCTTGTCACTCGACTCTGGCAGGAGCGGTACTGACGTGCCGCCGGCTCGTGGTGGCTGCGACTTGCGCACTAGAATGATAGCCGTCTTCTACGCGAGCTGCCTTCGCTTCGGGCGTCGACCATCTATGCCGTCTCTACAGGCTGCGCTCTCTGGG ATTGGTATTGACGCTGCAGCGTGGCTGAGTTCAAGAAATTCCCAGGAGTTGTTGGCTCGTGTCGTAGCTGCTTGCCTTCGCAGTGGCGTGGCTTCCGTGATAAGAGTCCGAAGGAGCCCAGATGGGCACAGTATATTTATTGAAGTCGGCGAGACCCTCAAACACAGCCTGGCCAACGGCGAGGACGAGGATGGCGATGACGTCGCAACCGGGCGCCCTCGATGGTTCGTGGAAAAGGCACTTCAGGAACTTCAGCTGGACGTGCATTGGTCTAAGGTGGCCGAACTGGACGGCTTCGTCGACAGCACCCGAAGAAAGCTCGGTGGCGGGCTTCTTTCGGAGCCATTTAGAAACGTCCAAGACCAGCAGCTGCCTCGTAAGCTGGCCGAACTGCACTGGCACACTTTCCTAGAACCAGACCTGCGAAACCAGACATTCTTCGACTCGAGTGGC GGTCCAAGAAATTTGTCATTCTACGTGCGCGGCCTCATCGAAGTGGGAGAAGTCATACGCGCGTTGGGCGACTCGACGGAACCGGATGTGGCCAACCTGTACACGCTCCTTGTGCCGGCGGCCCAACTGTTCGCCTACGTCCGACCATGGCTGGTTCCCAGGAAGAACCGCGAAGACAGAGTCATCCCTGCCTGCCTTCGTGCAACGGAGCGCTGCTTTGCTTCGGAATTCTCCTCGCTGGTAGCAGCCTGGACTGAGTCTGCGCGGGCCCGGATGTACTtcggcgacatggtgtcagcgctCAGGAGCGCCCTCACGATTTCGGTTCCTGACCAAGACAACCTGGCAGTAAACGGCACCCATGCGCATGTTCCCTTCAAAGTCGACACCATCC CCGAGCGACGCAAAAGCGAGTTTGCATGCCGCAAGGAAAGCCTGTCTCCGCCGTTCCTCTCCACCGACGACTTTGTTGGCAACGTTGTCCTTATGTTCAAAGAGGACAGGTTCATCAACGCTGAGCCTCCCCGTGCAGTCGTGGCAGAGGTGACGAAAGACGGAACGTTCCAACTTCACAGTAGCCTCGGCTTCTCTTTATGGGCAAGCGAACACACGGTATTCGTACCTCCGCTGTACCTATCCGGAGACCTGCTGCACGCCGAAGCCTCGGAGCCCAGCCTAAACGTGCCTACGGTCGGTGTGCCCGTCCTGATTTCGTGGGCGCGCTCGGTAATAGCGCGTAGGGACCACTGGTCGGCGACGGCTGCATCGTACGGTAACTGCGTGCGAAAGAACCACCCTCTGGATCACGCATTGAGCGACAGGGCCTCCGACGAGGTGTTGCTAACGAACGCGCTGCTGGCGCCTTGGGCCGTCAGGGTTGCGTTGAATGCAACAGCCGTGATGGCTAGGAAAGTGCGCGGAGCTTCCGGTCATCGCGAAGCGAGTTCGTTGTCGTCGAATTCAACGGTCGTGCCCAGAGACTCGAACGACAAGGCGAGGACGCAGGTCTTTTTCGGGAGACTATGCCTGATGAAGTGCGGTGACCCGATAGGTGCGTCGGCTTGCAGTTACGCGACCGTGCATTCTCCAGAATTCGCGGAGGCCTTCGGCTGCCCGAAGCACCGGGAACCATCCGAACATCATCCCTGCACCGACATTCTGAGCAGCCTAGCTGCTACACTGGCATCAATTTCCAGCATTCCCAGCAATGACTCTCTAACTTAG
- the LOC135898729 gene encoding uncharacterized protein isoform X2, which yields MKNATKESSTSDVLGAATAPSVSSGVRKNQSSSTKPRYVATSSSVASPNEVRSSQMVEQRVLEGSEHEHPVLANDPSRVTVPQTICHLTDSEPLRAANITPLESNANAPTTATASGNSARDAFSSRASNDKNLRPRSQERHAPSEAPPFAIKSRASSEPLLNADKSRHDRPCGKASSAGSVRVKQPSPATSAANASVGDRTWTLASQARTFIRSREPSPVRRSTAVLETSKRSCSFSLDTERIIELQNMTNEAAIRDMIRRIEHSMTLPVSRVEAAESTTTTTITLPVEPPKNTSTFEETLSQATKVTTTDTGTRVTSTDTSRTTRRKKDMKVRAPASGLRVTSGFTSESTQARSETSNSMSRTTGHSTNATTSSKAESSSSTGETETGWRTLYLLCQIVPLAALVFLLLAIVILLPRLNRTQGSLARSGLELRDWSSVCDNPTCDRALASLMEPMDTNVSPCDDLYRHMCGRWRAVNPRRRSYAAENHHNFLVTIHRRLSGLSLDSGRSGTDVPPARGGCDLRTRMIAVFYASCLRFGRRPSMPSLQAALSGIGIDAAAWLSSRNSQELLARVVAACLRSGVASVIRVRRSPDGHSIFIEVGETLKHSLANGEDEDGDDVATGRPRWFVEKALQELQLDVHWSKVAELDGFVDSTRRKLGGGLLSEPFRNVQDQQLPRKLAELHWHTFLEPDLRNQTFFDSSGGPRNLSFYVRGLIEVGEVIRALGDSTEPDVANLYTLLVPAAQLFAYVRPWLVPRKNREDRVIPACLRATERCFASEFSSLVAAWTESARARMYFGDMVSALRSALTISVPDQDNLAVNGTHAHVPFKVDTIPERRKSEFACRKESLSPPFLSTDDFVGNVVLMFKEDRFINAEPPRAVVAEVTKDGTFQLHSSLGFSLWASEHTVFVPPLYLSGDLLHAEASEPSLNVPTVGVPVLISWARSVIARRDHWSATAASYGNCVRKNHPLDHALSDRASDEVLLTNALLAPWAVRVALNATAVMARKVRGASGHREASSLSSNSTVVPRDSNDKARTQVFFGRLCLMKCGDPIGASACSYATVHSPEFAEAFGCPKHREPSEHHPCTDILSSLAATLASISSIPSNDSLT from the exons GCCGCTAAGAGCAGCAAATATAACGCCTCTCGAGAGCAACGCTAACGCTCCTACTACTGCAACGGCAAGCGGCAACTCAGCGAGAGATGCCTTTTCTTCCAGGGCCTCGAACGACAAGAATTTACGGCCGCGCTCCCAAGAGCGGCACGCCCCTTCTGAGGCGCCACCTTTTGCAATTAAAAGCCGTGCTTCATCAGAACCACTATTAAATGCCGATAAGTCACGCCACGACCGTCCATGTGGAAAGGCAAGCTCCGCGGGATCTGTGCGCGTGAAACAGCCCAGTCCTGCCACGAGTGCTGCCAATGCCTCCGTCGGCGATCGGACGTGGACGCTAGCGTCTCAAGCGCGAACATTCATCAGATCCCGAGAACCGTCGCCTGTGAGACGTTCTACGGCTGTTCTTGAAACGTCGAAGCGAAGCTGTTCCTTCTCGCTGGACACGGAGCGCATCATCGAGTTGCAGAACATGACGAACGAGGCAGCCATCCGCGATATGATACGACGGATCGAGCACTCCATGACCCTCCCCGTGAGCCGCGTAGAAGCTGCGGAGTCCACAACTACAACCACCATAACGTTGCCGGTCGAGCCTCCGAAGAACACGTCCACGTTCGAGGAGACGCTGTCCCAGGCCACGAAAGTCACTACCACCGACACAGGAACGCGTGTAACTAGTACCGACACTTCTCGCACCACGCGCAGAAAGAAAGATATGAAAGTTCGCGCACCTGCCAGTGGGCTCAGAGTGACTTCCGGCTTCACTAGCGAAAGCACACAGGCACGGTCGGAAACGTCGAACTCGATGA GTCGTACAACTGGGCATTCCACCAATGCAACGACATCAAGCAAAGCCGAAAGCAGCAGCTCCACGGGTGAAACGGAAACCGGCTGGCGTACTTTGTACCTCCTGTGTCAAATCGTGCCCCTGGCTGCACTGGTTTTCCTCCTGCTGGCGATAGTCATCTTGCTTCCGCGCTTGAATCGTACTCAGGGTTCGTTGGCGCGCTCGGGACTAGAGCTGCGTGACTGGTCCAGTGTGTGTGACAACCCGACCTGCGACAGAGCCCTCGCCTCGCTGATGGAGCCCATGGATACGAACGTGTCCCCGTGCGATGACCTTTACAG GCACATGTGTGGTCGATGGCGGGCTGTAAATCCGAGGCGTCGCAGCTACGCCGCCGAGAACCATCACAACTTCCTCGTGACCATTCACCGCAGATTGTCAGGCTTGTCACTCGACTCTGGCAGGAGCGGTACTGACGTGCCGCCGGCTCGTGGTGGCTGCGACTTGCGCACTAGAATGATAGCCGTCTTCTACGCGAGCTGCCTTCGCTTCGGGCGTCGACCATCTATGCCGTCTCTACAGGCTGCGCTCTCTGGG ATTGGTATTGACGCTGCAGCGTGGCTGAGTTCAAGAAATTCCCAGGAGTTGTTGGCTCGTGTCGTAGCTGCTTGCCTTCGCAGTGGCGTGGCTTCCGTGATAAGAGTCCGAAGGAGCCCAGATGGGCACAGTATATTTATTGAAGTCGGCGAGACCCTCAAACACAGCCTGGCCAACGGCGAGGACGAGGATGGCGATGACGTCGCAACCGGGCGCCCTCGATGGTTCGTGGAAAAGGCACTTCAGGAACTTCAGCTGGACGTGCATTGGTCTAAGGTGGCCGAACTGGACGGCTTCGTCGACAGCACCCGAAGAAAGCTCGGTGGCGGGCTTCTTTCGGAGCCATTTAGAAACGTCCAAGACCAGCAGCTGCCTCGTAAGCTGGCCGAACTGCACTGGCACACTTTCCTAGAACCAGACCTGCGAAACCAGACATTCTTCGACTCGAGTGGC GGTCCAAGAAATTTGTCATTCTACGTGCGCGGCCTCATCGAAGTGGGAGAAGTCATACGCGCGTTGGGCGACTCGACGGAACCGGATGTGGCCAACCTGTACACGCTCCTTGTGCCGGCGGCCCAACTGTTCGCCTACGTCCGACCATGGCTGGTTCCCAGGAAGAACCGCGAAGACAGAGTCATCCCTGCCTGCCTTCGTGCAACGGAGCGCTGCTTTGCTTCGGAATTCTCCTCGCTGGTAGCAGCCTGGACTGAGTCTGCGCGGGCCCGGATGTACTtcggcgacatggtgtcagcgctCAGGAGCGCCCTCACGATTTCGGTTCCTGACCAAGACAACCTGGCAGTAAACGGCACCCATGCGCATGTTCCCTTCAAAGTCGACACCATCC CCGAGCGACGCAAAAGCGAGTTTGCATGCCGCAAGGAAAGCCTGTCTCCGCCGTTCCTCTCCACCGACGACTTTGTTGGCAACGTTGTCCTTATGTTCAAAGAGGACAGGTTCATCAACGCTGAGCCTCCCCGTGCAGTCGTGGCAGAGGTGACGAAAGACGGAACGTTCCAACTTCACAGTAGCCTCGGCTTCTCTTTATGGGCAAGCGAACACACGGTATTCGTACCTCCGCTGTACCTATCCGGAGACCTGCTGCACGCCGAAGCCTCGGAGCCCAGCCTAAACGTGCCTACGGTCGGTGTGCCCGTCCTGATTTCGTGGGCGCGCTCGGTAATAGCGCGTAGGGACCACTGGTCGGCGACGGCTGCATCGTACGGTAACTGCGTGCGAAAGAACCACCCTCTGGATCACGCATTGAGCGACAGGGCCTCCGACGAGGTGTTGCTAACGAACGCGCTGCTGGCGCCTTGGGCCGTCAGGGTTGCGTTGAATGCAACAGCCGTGATGGCTAGGAAAGTGCGCGGAGCTTCCGGTCATCGCGAAGCGAGTTCGTTGTCGTCGAATTCAACGGTCGTGCCCAGAGACTCGAACGACAAGGCGAGGACGCAGGTCTTTTTCGGGAGACTATGCCTGATGAAGTGCGGTGACCCGATAGGTGCGTCGGCTTGCAGTTACGCGACCGTGCATTCTCCAGAATTCGCGGAGGCCTTCGGCTGCCCGAAGCACCGGGAACCATCCGAACATCATCCCTGCACCGACATTCTGAGCAGCCTAGCTGCTACACTGGCATCAATTTCCAGCATTCCCAGCAATGACTCTCTAACTTAG